In the genome of Coturnix japonica isolate 7356 chromosome Z, Coturnix japonica 2.1, whole genome shotgun sequence, one region contains:
- the SYT4 gene encoding synaptotagmin-4 isoform X1, with the protein MAPISASHQQFDEIPTVVGIFSAFGLVFSVSLFAWICCQRKSSKSNKTPPYKFVHVLKGVDIYPENLNSKKKFGVDDKNEEKNKSEMSKNSLHLDLEKRDLNGNFPKTTSKMQSSPDSENSSSKHFSEKKKDSVSPDSLKSTTSLSSEEKQDKLGTLFLSLEYNFEKKAFVVSIKEARGLPAMDEQSMTSDPYIKMTILPEKKHKVKTRVLRKTLDPAFDETFTFYGIPYSQIQDLTLHFMILSFDRFSRDDVIGEVLIPLAGIELSEGRMLMDREIIKRNVRKSSGRGELLISLCYQSTTNTLTVVVLKARHLPKSDVSGLSDPYVKVNLYHVKKRISKKKTHVKKCTPNAVFNELFVFDIPCEGLDDISIEFLVLDSDRGSRNEVIGRLTLGSSAEGTGGEHWKEICEYPRRQIAKWHMLCDG; encoded by the exons ATGGCTCCGATCTCGGCCAGCCACCAGCAGTTCG ATGAAATTCCTACAGTTGTTGGGATCTTTAGTGCATTTGGCCTTGTCTTCTCTGTCTCCCTTTTTGCTTGGATCTGCTGTCAGCGTAAATCATCCAAATCCAATAAGACTCCTCCGTATAAGTTTGTCCATGTTCTGAAGGGAGTTGATATTTATCCTGAGAATCTCAACAGTAAGAAGAAGTTTGGAGTagatgataaaaatgaagaaaagaacaaatcagAAATGTCAAAGAATTCTCTTCATCTTGacctggagaagagagatcTAAATGGCAACTTCCCAAAAACAACCTCAAAAATGCAGAGTTCTCCAGACTCTGAAAAttcatcttcaaagcacttttcagaaaagaagaaagattcGGTTTCCCCTGATAGTTTAAAATCCACTACATCCCTGtcatctgaagaaaaacaagacaaactaggcactctctttctctctttagaGTACAACTTTGAGAAAAAGGCATTTGTAGTGAGCATCAAGGAAGCACGTGGGCTGCCAGCAATGGATGAACAGTCAATGACTTCTGATCCCTACATCAAAATGACAATCCTTCCTGAGAAAAAGCACAAGGTGAAAACCAGAGTGCTGAGGAAAACCTTAGATCCTGCTTTTGATGAGACCTTCACGTTTTATGGGATCCCTTATAGTCAAATTCAAGACTTAACGCTTCACTTTATGATCTTGAGCTTTGACAGGTTTTCCAGAGATGATGTCATTGGAGAAGTCCTCATTCCTCTTGCAGGAATTGAATTGTCGGAAGGAAGGATGCTAATGGACAGAGAGATcatcaaaagaaatgttagG AAGTCATCTGGACGTGGAGAACTACTGATCTCTCTCTGTTATCAATCTACAACAAACACCCTAACTGTGGTTGTTTTAAAAGCCAGACATCTACCTAAATCTGATGTTTCAGGATTATCAg ATCCTTATGTCAAAGTGAATCTGTACCATGTTAAGAAGAGaatttctaaaaagaaaacccaTGTCAAGAAGTGTACACCCAATGCTGTGTTTAATGAGTTGTTTGTCTTTGACATTCCTTGTGAGGGCCTTGATGATATCAGCATTGAATTTTTGGTTTTAGATTCAGATAGAGGGTCAAGGAATGAGGTCATTGGTCGGTTAACCTTAGGATCTTCAGCAGAAGGAACAGGTGGAGAACATTGGAAAGAAATATGTGAGTATCCTAGGAGACAAATTGCCAAATGGCATATGTTGTGTGATGGttag
- the SYT4 gene encoding synaptotagmin-4 isoform X2 produces MAPISASHQQFDEIPTVVGIFSAFGLVFSVSLFAWICCQRKSSKSNKTPPYKFVHVLKGVDIYPENLNSKKKFGVDDKNEEKNKSEMSKNSLHLDLEKRDLNGNFPKTTSKMQSSPDSENSSSKHFSEKKKDSVSPDSLKSTTSLSSEEKQDKLGTLFLSLEYNFEKKAFVVSIKEARGLPAMDEQSMTSDPYIKMTILPEKKHKVKTRVLRKTLDPAFDETFTFYGIPYSQIQDLTLHFMILSFDRFSRDDVIGEVLIPLAGIELSEGRMLMDREIIKRNKSSGRGELLISLCYQSTTNTLTVVVLKARHLPKSDVSGLSDPYVKVNLYHVKKRISKKKTHVKKCTPNAVFNELFVFDIPCEGLDDISIEFLVLDSDRGSRNEVIGRLTLGSSAEGTGGEHWKEICEYPRRQIAKWHMLCDG; encoded by the exons ATGGCTCCGATCTCGGCCAGCCACCAGCAGTTCG ATGAAATTCCTACAGTTGTTGGGATCTTTAGTGCATTTGGCCTTGTCTTCTCTGTCTCCCTTTTTGCTTGGATCTGCTGTCAGCGTAAATCATCCAAATCCAATAAGACTCCTCCGTATAAGTTTGTCCATGTTCTGAAGGGAGTTGATATTTATCCTGAGAATCTCAACAGTAAGAAGAAGTTTGGAGTagatgataaaaatgaagaaaagaacaaatcagAAATGTCAAAGAATTCTCTTCATCTTGacctggagaagagagatcTAAATGGCAACTTCCCAAAAACAACCTCAAAAATGCAGAGTTCTCCAGACTCTGAAAAttcatcttcaaagcacttttcagaaaagaagaaagattcGGTTTCCCCTGATAGTTTAAAATCCACTACATCCCTGtcatctgaagaaaaacaagacaaactaggcactctctttctctctttagaGTACAACTTTGAGAAAAAGGCATTTGTAGTGAGCATCAAGGAAGCACGTGGGCTGCCAGCAATGGATGAACAGTCAATGACTTCTGATCCCTACATCAAAATGACAATCCTTCCTGAGAAAAAGCACAAGGTGAAAACCAGAGTGCTGAGGAAAACCTTAGATCCTGCTTTTGATGAGACCTTCACGTTTTATGGGATCCCTTATAGTCAAATTCAAGACTTAACGCTTCACTTTATGATCTTGAGCTTTGACAGGTTTTCCAGAGATGATGTCATTGGAGAAGTCCTCATTCCTCTTGCAGGAATTGAATTGTCGGAAGGAAGGATGCTAATGGACAGAGAGATcatcaaaagaaat AAGTCATCTGGACGTGGAGAACTACTGATCTCTCTCTGTTATCAATCTACAACAAACACCCTAACTGTGGTTGTTTTAAAAGCCAGACATCTACCTAAATCTGATGTTTCAGGATTATCAg ATCCTTATGTCAAAGTGAATCTGTACCATGTTAAGAAGAGaatttctaaaaagaaaacccaTGTCAAGAAGTGTACACCCAATGCTGTGTTTAATGAGTTGTTTGTCTTTGACATTCCTTGTGAGGGCCTTGATGATATCAGCATTGAATTTTTGGTTTTAGATTCAGATAGAGGGTCAAGGAATGAGGTCATTGGTCGGTTAACCTTAGGATCTTCAGCAGAAGGAACAGGTGGAGAACATTGGAAAGAAATATGTGAGTATCCTAGGAGACAAATTGCCAAATGGCATATGTTGTGTGATGGttag